From a single Osmerus mordax isolate fOsmMor3 chromosome 6, fOsmMor3.pri, whole genome shotgun sequence genomic region:
- the ube2s gene encoding ubiquitin-conjugating enzyme E2 S, producing MNSNVENLPPQVLRLVYKEVSALAADPPEGIKIYPSEEDITELHTAIEGPEGTPFAGGIFRMRLVLGKDFPAVPPKGYFLTKIFHPNVGHKGEICVNVLKRDWKAELGLRHVLLTIKCLLIHPNPESALNEEAGRLLLEDYAEYASRARLLTEIHAMGGPGGTSGAPQDPPDGPQPKKHAGDPTKRAAGAGMAPAAALGNGANANSTSSSSNSNVVGKKKTDKKRALRRL from the exons ATG AACTCCAATGTGGAGAACTTGCCTCCTCAGGTTCTGCGTCTGGTATATAAAGAGGTTTCTGCGTTAGCAGCAGACCCCCCTGAGGGTATTAAGATATACCCCAGTGAAGAGGACATCACAGAATTGCACACAGCCATTGAAGGACCAG AGGGAACTCCATTTGCTGGGGGTATTTTTCGTATGCGCCTCGTCTTGGGGAAGGATTTTCCTGCTGTGCCACCCAAAGGTTACTTCCTCACTAAGATTTTCCACCCCAATGTGGGACACAAAGGAGAGATCTGCGTCAACGTGTTGAAGAGAGACTGGAAGGCAGAGCTTGGCCTCAGACATGTATTACTT acCATCAAGTGCCTCCTGATCCATCCTAACCCAGAGTCTGCTCTGAATGAGGAGGCAGGGCGTCTCCTACTGGAGGACTATGCAGAATATGCGTCCCGTGCTCGCCTGCTTACGGAGATCCACGCCATGGGGGGCCCCGGGGGCACCTCGGGGGCCCCTCAGGACCCCCCCGACGGACCACAGCCAAAGAAGCATGCAGGCGACCCCACTAAGAGAGCGGCGGGAGCGGGGATGGCTCCCGCCGCAGCCCTGGGTAACGGAGCCAACGCAAACAGCACAAGCAGCAGTAGCAATAGTAATGTAGTGGGGAAAAAGAAAACGGATAAAAAGCGTGCTTTGAGGCGACTTTAA